The following are from one region of the Pocillopora verrucosa isolate sample1 chromosome 3, ASM3666991v2, whole genome shotgun sequence genome:
- the LOC131769670 gene encoding caspase-3-like isoform X2, with protein MQDSEREALRKNRQALLKDLEAKKIASRLFSYNIFSVEDKDEVNSKETKNDQGEALLDILPRKGPKAFKAFCDALHDVSPHLESLLRPIQAEGMPTEGTDGGISTKKPIPSTINPGAAEHADQADAKLFSFGGSSGSKPSSNTLDTETVYKMDQGTRGIAIIINNKEFLRSSGMDRYPRNGTDVDRDGLSKLFRMLKFEVRVYNNRTKAEIRNIAKEMANYNHSNYNAFIFSILTHGEEGVIYGTDGTLTIKEITSEFKYSASLAGKPKLFFFQACQGHEYMDGMDVTDAPQDNRVSVPAEADFLYAYSTVPGYYSWRNSVNGSWFIQSLTKVFEDNAERMDILRMLTRVNAMVSTYKSRTGDYYSDSKRQVSSIVSMLRKELYFFPENIERS; from the exons ATGCAAGATTCAGAGAGAGAAGCACTTCGTAAAAACAGGCAGGCTTTGTTAAAGGATTTAGAGGCAAAAAAGATCGCGTCTCGGCTTTTTTCCTATAACATTTTCAGTGTAGAAGACAAAGACGAAGTCAACTCCAAAGAAACCAAGAACGATCAAGGAGAGGCTTTATTAGACATTCTTCCACGTAAAGGACCAAAAGCTTTCAAGGCATTCTGTGACGCTTTGCACGATGTCTCTCCTCATTTGGAGTCACTTCTAAGGCCAATTCAAGCAGAGG GTATGCCAACTGAAGGTACTGATGGTGGAATCAGCACCAAGAAACCTATTCCAAGCACTATCAATCCAGGAGCAGCAG AACATGCAGATCAAGCTGATgctaaattgttttcatttggagGCAGCTCTGGTTCCAAACCCTCCTCCAATACTTTGGACACGGAGACTGTATACAAGATGGACCAAGGAACGCGGGGAATTGCCATCATCATTAACAACAAGGAGTTCCTGAGGAGTTCAGGAATGGATCGGTATCCTCGCAATGGAACAGACGTCGATCGAGATGGTTTGAGTAAGCTTTTCAGAATGCTTAAGTTTGAAGTGAGGGTTTACAATAATCGTACCAAGGCTGAGATACGTAACATTGCAAAGGAGATGGCGAATTACAACCATTCCAACTACAATGCCTTTATTTTCTCGATCCTTACTCACGGTGAAGAGGGTGTGATTTATGGTACAGACGGGACCCTTACCATCAAGGAAATCACATCAGAGTTCAAATATTCTGCGTCTTTGGCCGGGAAGCCTAAACTCTTTTTCTTCCAAGCTTGTCAAG GCCACGAGTACATGGACGGTATGGACGTAACAGACGCCCCGCAGGATAATCGAGTCTCTGTCCCAGCTGAGGCAGACTTCCTTTATGCCTACTCCACTGTGCCCGGTTACTACTCATGGAGGAACTCTGTCAATGGATCGTGGTTCATTCAGTCGCTGACAAAGGTGTTTGAAGATAACGCGGAGCGCATGGATATCCTCCGCATGCTGACCCGTGTCAACGCCATGGTGTCCACCTACAAGTCGCGAACTGGCGACTATTACTCTGACAGCAAGCGCCAGGTTTCTAGTATTGTTTCCATGTTGCGCAAGGAACTGTATTTCTTCCCTGAAAACATCGAGCGCAGTTAA
- the LOC131769670 gene encoding caspase-3-like isoform X1 codes for MQDSEREALRKNRQALLKDLEAKKIASRLFSYNIFSVEDKDEVNSKETKNDQGEALLDILPRKGPKAFKAFCDALHDVSPHLESLLRPIQAEGMPTEGTDGGISTKKPIPSTINPGAAEKENQVEQVEQEIDHPQPPADICVCDDSIYRMAHQPRGIAVIINNKTFQEKTRQMSREGTDLDRDALKKLFHKLLFKLEVHNNKTSAEILEIVEKMSKLDHSNYDAFIFCILSHGEEGVVYGTDDTVPVEKITSRFKSTASLAGKPKIFFFQACQGQKFMEGVDIPDGAQHGKKASVPVGADFLFAHSTVAGYYSWRNSSNGSWFIQSVAKVLRENADHMDLLKMLTRVNSMVSEFESRSHIPMFKNKRQIPCIVSMLRKDFYFFPEKLGHTELINQERNGGSICKLS; via the exons ATGCAAGATTCAGAGAGAGAAGCACTTCGTAAAAACAGGCAGGCTTTGTTAAAGGATTTAGAGGCAAAAAAGATCGCGTCTCGGCTTTTTTCCTATAACATTTTCAGTGTAGAAGACAAAGACGAAGTCAACTCCAAAGAAACCAAGAACGATCAAGGAGAGGCTTTATTAGACATTCTTCCACGTAAAGGACCAAAAGCTTTCAAGGCATTCTGTGACGCTTTGCACGATGTCTCTCCTCATTTGGAGTCACTTCTAAGGCCAATTCAAGCAGAGG GTATGCCAACTGAAGGTACTGATGGTGGAATCAGCACCAAGAAACCTATTCCAAGCACTATCAATCCAGGAGCAGCAG aaaaagaaaaccaagtagAACAGGTAGAACAAGAAATTGATCATCCACAGCCTCCAGCAGACATTTGTGTTTGCGATGATTCAATTTACAGAATGGCTCACCAACCCAGAGGCATAGCTGTCATTATAAATAACAAGACATTCCAAGAAAAAACCAGACAGATGTCACGTGAAGGCACAGATCTAGATCGGGATGCTCTGAAAAAGCTTTTTCACAAGCTCCTGTTCAAATTGGAGGTCCATAATAACAAAACCTCTGCTGAAATCCTAGAGATTGTGGAGAAAATGTCAAAACTAGATCATTCAAACTATGATGCTTTCATATTCTGTATTTTGTCACATGGTGAAGAAGGTGTGGTGTATGGAACAGATGATACTGTTCCAGTGGAGAAAATAACCTCCAGGTTCAAATCTACAGCTTCATTGGCTGGTAAACCAAAGATCTTCTTCTTCCAAGCTTGTCAAG GTCAGAAGTTTATGGAAGGAGTTGATATTCCAGATGGTGCTCAGCATGGCAAGAAAGCATCTGTCCCAGTGGGGgcagattttttatttgcacACTCCACTGTAGCAGGGTACTATTCCTGGAGGAATTCTTCCAATGGATCATGGTTTATTCAGTCTGTAGCAAAAGTGTTGAGAGAGAATGCTGACCATATGGATCTCCTCAAAATGCTGACAAGGGTCAATTCCATGGTATCTGAGTTTGAGTCGCGTTCTCACATTCCCATGTTTAAGAACAAGAGGCAGATACCCTGTATTGTTTCAATGCTGAGAAAAGACTTTTACTTTTTCCCTGAAAAACTTGGTCACACAGAATTGATCAATCAAGAGAGGAATGGTGGTTCAATTTGTAAACTGTCTTAA
- the LOC131769663 gene encoding neuropeptide Y receptor type 6-like, whose translation MVLDSNATNSASFGNSTNSSESNSFARWPMFDKVRMIILALQIVVFLVGTVGNVLVCIVASRKRNLKIVGNRFILNLAIADLGVLFISFPMWISKEFSISWPFGEFLCKTFQPFTDIFYGVGIGCITAIALHRYRMLVHCMKPQMSVQTAKRVLFFIWLLSFFIVVMPLFFVMELRKMPFTGIRVCEPLWPTKLAQQMYYTTITIFFYFAPLSIISLTYIRIRTKLKDSIRKHDSYRRSSFKAHETVSHKETASRITQNRRALRLLAPVVVVFAVCMAPFNFLHLIGSFIRIRGSIHTAIAFRFFVLLLVTNASANPIIYSVTNSDFRRDFKQLLRCNTDGCCTDTTEGLSLTTFRRSSSSFGRRSTKERQRGSLLIERRRSSSSSLKKSSKNSSEKLQAKTNDELAEGKPDKRVDG comes from the coding sequence ATGGTTTTGGACTCAAATGCAACAAATTCAGCCTCGTTCGGAAACTCTACAAATTCTTCAGAATCGAATAGTTTTGCACGGTGGCCAATGTTCGACAAAGTCAGAATGATCATACTTGCGTTACAGATTGTTGTCTTTCTTGTGGGAACGGTCGGAAATGTTCTCGTGTGCATCGTTGCATCGCGAAAGAGGAACTTGAAGATCGTTGGCAATCGTTTCATTCTAAATTTGGCCATCGCTGATTTGGGTGTTCTTTTTATAAGCTTCCCTATGTGGATCAGCAAGGAATTCAGTATCTCTTGGCCTTTTGGAGAGTTCCTTTGCAAAACATTCCAGCCATTCACAGATATTTTCTATGGTGTTGGAATCGGATGCATTACGGCCATTGCACTCCATCGCTACAGAATGCTAGTTCACTGCATGAAACCGCAAATGAGTGTTCAAACAGCTAAGCGAGTACTGTTCTTTATCTGGCTTCTCTCATTCTTCATCGTTGTAATGCCGTTATTTTTCGTCATGGAGCTGAGAAAAATGCCGTTCACAGGAATACGGGTGTGTGAGCCATTATGGCCCACCAAGTTAGCTCAACAGATGTACTACACAacaatcacaatttttttttacttcgcaCCTTTGAGTATTATCTCGCTAACGTACATTCGTATCCGAACTAAACTAAAAGATAGCATTCGCAAACATGACAGCTACCGTCGCTCAAGCTTTAAAGCACATGAAACTGTGTCTCATAAAGAGACTGCCTCTAGGATTACGCAAAACCGTCGTGCTTTGCGTCTTCTGGCTCCTGTCGTCGTCGTATTCGCAGTTTGCATGGCACCCTTCAATTTTCTGCACTTGATCGGATCATTTATCAGAATAAGAGGCTCTATACACACTGCGATTGCCTTCCGTTTCTTCGTTCTTTTACTGGTTACCAACGCTTCTGCTAACCCCATTATCTACTCTGTCACGAACTCGGATTTTCGTCGCGATTTTAAGCAACTCTTGCGTTGCAACACGGACGGATGTTGTACTGATACCACGGAAGGGCTCAGCCTGACAACATTTCGACGGAGTTCGTCTTCCTTTGGCAGGCGCAGCACCAAAGAACGACAAAGAGGTTCCCTTCTCATCGAAAGAAGAAGAAGTTCGAGTTCTAGCCTTAAGAAAAGCTCCAAGAATTCCTCCGAGAAACTGCAAGCTAAAACAAACGATGAATTAGCAGAAGGAAAACCCGATAAACGAGTAGATGGATAG
- the LOC131769627 gene encoding LOW QUALITY PROTEIN: bone morphogenetic protein receptor type-1B (The sequence of the model RefSeq protein was modified relative to this genomic sequence to represent the inferred CDS: inserted 3 bases in 3 codons; deleted 5 bases in 5 codons), whose protein sequence is MATKGGLCFFFMVFFVFLYLLAQALSLRCRCSTHSCPGDHDNETCTTEGKCYKKVEPGVDDSYELITYGCLPPDEKTSMQCNTPDHVHKKQLSMECCQDGDMCNTFLKPTLPTTPSPTTGETVEEEFEDGVTEQYSILFISAGVCVVVFIIFLSVLCYRLVHSVSECPSPLDVEKYGNPYIMPGXNLKDMLDQSSGSGSGLPLLVQRTIAKQVTLIRSVGKGRYGEVWQARWRGEDVAVKIFLSHCESSWQRETEIYQTVLLRHESILGFIASDIIGSNQVTQMYLISDXHPYGSLYDFLRGHCLNKKTMLKLALSATAGLTHLHTEIQGTKGKPPIAHRDIKSKNILVKENLXCCIADFGLAVKYSTDTEEIDIKPETRVGTRRYMAPEVLENNLDSRNFAAFKMADIYSFALVLWEIARRCISDETGMCEDYQVPYFDMLPGDPSFDEVKKVVVTEKRRPLVPNRWYRDESLQTLAKLMTECWASHPTARLTALRVQKTLNKLKKSMDFIEKPYKHDDDSPRTSVTTA, encoded by the exons ATGGCGACGAAAGGTGGattatgtttctttttcatggtCTTCTTCGTCTTCCTTTACCTTCTAGCTCAAG CCCTAAGTCTAAGGTGCAGATGTAGTACACATAGCTGCCCTGGTGACCATGACAATGAAACTTGCACAACTGAGGGAAAGTGCTACAAGAAGGTGGAACCTGGTGTTGATGACAGTTATGAGCTCATCACTTATGGCTGCCTACCACCTGATGAAAAGACCAGCATGCAATGCAACACACCGGATCATGTTCACAAGAAGCAACTGTCTATGGAGTGCTGTCAAGATGGCGACATGTGTAACACATTCTTAAAGCCCACTTTGCCAACAACTCCTAGTCCTACCACAG GTGAGACTGTAGAGGAGGAGTTTGAAGATGGTGTAACGGAGCAGTACTCCATCCTCTTCATCAGTGCTGGAGTTTGCGTTGTGGTGTTCATAATCTTCCTCAGCGTTCTTTGCTATCGGTTAGTACATAGTGTAAGTGAA TGTCCATCACCTCTAGATGTGGAGAAGTATGGGAATCCATACATAATGCCAG GCAACCTGAAAGATATGCTGGATCAGAGCTCTGGCAGTGGCTCGGGATTACCACTTTTG GTACAACGAACAATAGCTAAGCAAGTGACACTAATCAGAAGTGTTGGCAAAGGAAGGTATGGAGAAGTGTGGCAGGCCAGGTGGAGAGGTGAAGATGTGGCTGTCAAAATATTCCTTTCACATTGTGAATCCTCGTGGCAGAGGGAAACAGAAATCTACCAAACTGTTCTACTTCGCCATGAAAGCATTCTTGGATTCATAGCATCAGACATCATTGGAAGCAACCAGGTGACTCAGATGTACCTGATCTCAG TACACCCTTATGGTTCACTCTATGACTTCTTAAGGGGGCACTGCCTCAACAAGAAGACCATGCTCAAGCTTGCATTGTCAGCC ACAGCAGGATTAACTCATCTTCACACTGAAATTCAGGGAACTAAGGGCAAACCTCCAATTGCTCATCGA GATATCAAGAGTAAAAACATACTAGTGAAGGAAAACC ACTGCTGCATTGCAGACTTTGGCCTTGCAGTTAAATACTCAACTGACACTGAAGAAATTGACATCAAGCCAGAA ACAAGAGTTGGAACAAGGAGATATATGGCTCCAGAGGTGTTAGAAAATAACCTGGATTCTAGAAATTTTGCAGCATTTAAGATGGCAGATATTTACTCTTTTGCTCTTGTTTTGTGGGAGATTGCAAGAAGATGTATATCTGATG AAACTGGAATGTGTGAAGACTACCAAGTTCCATACTTTGACATGTTACCGGGTGATCCATCTTTTGATGAAGTGAAGAAAGTTGTGGTGACAGAAAAGAGACGTCCTTTAGTT CCCAACAGATGGTAT AGAGATGAG tCACTCCAAACATTGGCAAAGCTGATGACTGAGTGTTGGGCGAGCCACCCTACTGCCCGTTTGACAGCCTTAAGAGTGCAGAAAACATTGAACAAACTCAAGAAGTCAATGGATTTTATAGAAAAACCTTATAAACATGATGATGATAGCCCTCGCACAAGTGTTACAACAGCATAA